The genomic DNA ACTTCCGACCATATGCTCGGGAAGCTGCTCGAGCGTGCGGCTTCACGGCCGGGCGGAGTCGACTACATCCAGGGCTGAGCCCGGCTCCGAGCTGCGCCTGCCTTCATCCGGGGGCTGAGGTCAGCCGAGGATTCGGCTCAGATGGAGCTTTCCCCAGGCGAAGCTCAGTGCGTACGACAGAGCCGCCATGAGCGCGAGAAAACCGAAATACTGGACGACGAGCAGGATCGGTGTCGCATCGACGTCGAAGAGACGTTCGAAGAAGAGTTCGAGGAAGAACACGTGGACGAGGAATGCACCGAATGATGCCGTCGCCATCGTCGTGAAGACCTTCTTGGCCCGCTCGCTGAGCCGGATGCGCGAGACGAGGAGGATGACGCTGACGGCGAGTCCGACGATGAGCGGGTTCGCATTCTCGATCGGATAGGACCGTCGCGACTCCCACCACAGCACGCCGAGCGCCGAGACCGCGAAGAGCACACACAGCATCCAGATCGGCGGACGCAGCTCATGCGCGTGGTGGATGACGAAGGCGCCGACGGTGAAGTAGACGACCTGATATGTCGCGAAGCCCCACTTCCACGCATCCTGGTCGGAGCCGATGATCTCGAGGGCGAACGGCGCCCACACGGTCGACCCTGCGAGGACGATGGCGAGGGTCGCGAGCTTCCACGGCCGCTGTCCCTTCCAGAACAGGATGAGCGTGCCGAAGACGAGGATGAGCGGAATGTACGCGTAGAGATACCATAGGTGGAAAGCCGGGCGACCGGCCTCGAGGAGGCTGCGGACGAGGTCGTGTCGGACGTCGACCTCATCGGTGTCGAAGAGGTTGAAGCCGAGCACGAAGATGACCGACCAAGCGGCCAGTGGAACGACATGCCGGACGATGCGGTCCCACATCTTCGCTTCGGTGCGCGGAGGTGCACCGGCGAGCACGGCCCAACCAGCGATCATGAAGAACATCGGCACGGCCCAGGGATTGACCGCCTCGGCGAGATGGCCGAGCCACCAGGCGTCGCTGCCCTCGTCGGATCCGCCGATGAGGACGCCGCCCGAATGGCCGATCATGACGGTGAGCCCGGCGAGCACTCGCATGACATCGACGTCGTGGCGGTGCGCTTTCGGAGTTTTCGGCCTCGCAGTCGGGGCAGGTGCCGCCGTCGGCTTGTCGGCTGGGGCTGGTCCGGCCGTCGGCTCGGCGGGGGAGAGGTCGACCCGGGTGGGAGCTGCGGGGGACTCGTCGTCCAACCGGCGTGAACCGAACAATGACTCACTCTCGTTCGTACTCGATGACATGGCGTCCGAACATCATCAGTCACAGAATTGAACGGGATCGGGGGTCGAATTGAACACAGGATGAACGAAGGCCCCGACCAGGTGGTCGGGGCCTTCGCTAAGACTGTGCGGGGAATCGGTCGCGCCCGCGGAGGGGTCAGTCCTCGCTGGAGTCGGTGGCCGGATGGCCGCCCTGACCCGTCTGGCCGCCCTGTGCGCGGTTGACCGGCTTGCCGCCGCGGGTGCGGCGACGGCTGCGCTGGCGGCGCGGTTTGCGGTCGTCGCTGCCGGAGTCGGAGGAGGATTCACGACGGTCGGATGAGCCGCCTCGGCGAGATTCCGAACGGCCACGGCCGGAACCGCGACGATCGGATCCACGGCCCTTGCGCTCACCGGAGGACTTTTCGTCCTCGCCTTCGGGGTGCTGGCGCGGCAGTCGGCCCTTAGTGCCCTTCGGGATGCCCAGGTCGGAGAAGAAGTGGGGCGAGGTCGAATAGGTCTCGGCGGGTTCGTCGAAATCGAGGCCGAGGGCCTTGTTGATGAGACGCCAGCGGGGCATGTCATCCCAGTCGACCAGGGTCATGGCGACACCGGAGTTGCCGGCCCGACCGGTGCGTCCGATGCGGTGGACGTAGGTCTTCTCATCATCGGGGCACTGATAATTCACGACATGGGTGACATCGTCGATGTCGATTCCGCGGGCCGCGACATCCGTGGCCACGAGCACATCGACCTTTCCATCGCGGAAGGACTTCAGAGCCTTCTCCCGCTGTGACTGACCGAGGTCGCCGTGGAGAGCCTTGACCGCGAAACCGCGGTCCTCGAGTTCGGCGGCGAGCTTGTCGGCGGTGCGCTTGGTGCGGGTGAAGATGATCGTGCGACCTCGGCCCTCGGCCTGGAGCATGCGGGCGACGAGCTCGGATTTGTCCATCGAATGGGCGCGGTAGACGAACTGCGTCGTGTTCTTGCCCGTCAGCGACAGATCCTCATGATCCTGAGCGCGGATATGGGTGGGCTGATTCATATAGCGCCGGGCGAGGGTGATGACCGCACCCGGCATGGTGGCGGAGAACAGCATCGTCTGGCGGTGGGCGGGAACCGCGTTGATGATCTTCTCCACATCGGGCAGGAAGCCCAGGTCGAGCATCTCATCGGCTTCGTCGAGGACGACGGTGCGGACGCGGTGGAGCTTGAGGATCTTGCGACCGTAGAGATCGAGGAGGCGGCCGGGGGTGCCGACGACGACGTCGACGCCGGATTTGAGCCGGTTGATCTGCGGATCGAAGTCCATGCCGCCGTAGATGGTCATGATGTCGACGTCACGCTGCACCGAGGCGGTGACGAGATCGGCCGCGACCTGCTTGGCCAGCTCACGGGTGGGAACGACCACGAGGGCCTGCGGCAGTCGCGGCTCCTTGGCGTCGCCCACGCTGTCGGGAGTCGAGTCCGGGTCGGAGGTGACCGACGAGTCCTCGGTCTTGCCGACGACACGCTGGAGAAGGGGGATTCCGAATCCCAGGGTCTTTCCGGTGCCCGTCTTAGCCTGCCCGATGATGTCGGCTCCCGACAGTGCCACGGGCAGCGTCAGCGCCTGAATGGGGAAGGGGTGGGTGATTCCTGCCGAGGCCAGCGAGGCCACGATCGGTCCGGCGACTCCCAGCTCCGCGAAATCCGCTTCTGTCTCCGCCATATTCCAAACTCCTTTTAGCGCGTACGCGCTTGTCATGGTGCGAACCGGTAGTCTTGAACTATGCCCGATTCTGTCCCATTGGCCGGTAATGATGCTGCAACGCTCGCACTTCTGGCGTTCG from Brevibacterium sp. JSBI002 includes the following:
- a CDS encoding DEAD/DEAH box helicase — protein: MAETEADFAELGVAGPIVASLASAGITHPFPIQALTLPVALSGADIIGQAKTGTGKTLGFGIPLLQRVVGKTEDSSVTSDPDSTPDSVGDAKEPRLPQALVVVPTRELAKQVAADLVTASVQRDVDIMTIYGGMDFDPQINRLKSGVDVVVGTPGRLLDLYGRKILKLHRVRTVVLDEADEMLDLGFLPDVEKIINAVPAHRQTMLFSATMPGAVITLARRYMNQPTHIRAQDHEDLSLTGKNTTQFVYRAHSMDKSELVARMLQAEGRGRTIIFTRTKRTADKLAAELEDRGFAVKALHGDLGQSQREKALKSFRDGKVDVLVATDVAARGIDIDDVTHVVNYQCPDDEKTYVHRIGRTGRAGNSGVAMTLVDWDDMPRWRLINKALGLDFDEPAETYSTSPHFFSDLGIPKGTKGRLPRQHPEGEDEKSSGERKGRGSDRRGSGRGRSESRRGGSSDRRESSSDSGSDDRKPRRQRSRRRTRGGKPVNRAQGGQTGQGGHPATDSSED
- a CDS encoding acyltransferase; its protein translation is MFGSRRLDDESPAAPTRVDLSPAEPTAGPAPADKPTAAPAPTARPKTPKAHRHDVDVMRVLAGLTVMIGHSGGVLIGGSDEGSDAWWLGHLAEAVNPWAVPMFFMIAGWAVLAGAPPRTEAKMWDRIVRHVVPLAAWSVIFVLGFNLFDTDEVDVRHDLVRSLLEAGRPAFHLWYLYAYIPLILVFGTLILFWKGQRPWKLATLAIVLAGSTVWAPFALEIIGSDQDAWKWGFATYQVVYFTVGAFVIHHAHELRPPIWMLCVLFAVSALGVLWWESRRSYPIENANPLIVGLAVSVILLVSRIRLSERAKKVFTTMATASFGAFLVHVFFLELFFERLFDVDATPILLVVQYFGFLALMAALSYALSFAWGKLHLSRILG